CATCAGGAACTCGCGGTAGACCTGCGGGGAGGTCGAGCCGCCGATGTTCATGGAGCCGCCGAACACGTAGCTGAACAGCACCACGAACATGATCGGCTGGATGAGCCCGAAGATGACCATCTCGGGGATGCGGGTCATCCGGATCAGGTTGCGCTTGGCGACGACGAGCGAGTCGCCGATCGACTGGGAGATGCCGCCGCGCGGCTTGGGGGCCGGCGTGGGGACGGTGTGGGAGATCGTGGTCACTTCACCGCCTCCTTTCCGCTCCGGTCACGGCCCCGGCTCCGGGAGTCCGCGCCGCCGTTCTCCTCCTCGTCCAGCAGCTCGGCCGCATGGCCGGTCAGCGAGATGAAGACGTCGTCGAGGGTGGGCCGGCGCAGGCCGATGTCGTCGATCTCGACGCCGACGGTGTCGAGATCGCGGATGACCTCGGCGAGCAGCTTCGCGCCGCCGGTGACGGGCACCGTCAGCTTGCGGGTGTGGTTCTCGACGGAGACCTCGCCGTGGCCGATGCCGGCCAGTCCGTAGCGGGCGAGGACGTCCCGGGCCGGGTCGATCTGCTCGGGCTGGTGGACGACGACCTCGACGCGCTCGCCTCCGGTCTGGGCCTTGAGCTCGTCCGAGGTGCCGCGGGCGATGACCTTGCCGTGGTCGACGACGCAGATGTCGTGGGCGAGGTGATCGGCCTCCTCCAGGTACTGGGTCGTCAGGAGCAGCGTCGTACCCCCCGCGACGAGTTCCTGGATGATGCCCCACAGGGCCTGCCGGTTGCGGGGGTCGAGGCCGGTCGTCGGCTCGTCCATGAACATCACGGGCGGCGAGACGACCAGGGCGGCCGCAAGGTCGAGCCGGCGGCGCATGCCGCCGGAGTACGTCTTGGCGGGCCGGTCGGCGGCCTCGGCGAGGCTGAAGCGCTCGAGCAGTTCGTCCGCGCGGACCTTCGCCTGCTTGGCCTTCATCTGGTAGAGCTGGCCGACCATCTGGAGGTTCTCGCGGCCGGTCAGGTACTCGTCGACCGCGGCGAACTGGCCGGAGAGGCCGATGGAGCGCCGTACTTCGTTGGGGTGCTTGAGCACGTCGATCCCGGCGACGACCGCGCGGCCGCTGTCGGGCTGGAGGAGCGTCGTGAGCACGCGCACCGTGGTGGTCTTTCCCGCGCCGTTCGGGCCGAGCAGGCCCAGGACCGTGCCTTCGGGCACATCGAGGTCGACGCCGTCCAGAGCTCGTACGTCGCCGAAGGTCTTCACCAGACCCTCGGCGTATATCGCGCCTGGCATGTGGGTTCTCCCAGGGATTTCGGGCGTTTCCCGCCCAAGTCTAGGTAGGCCGGACGCCACGCGCCCAGCGAATGAGTGACCTGGAGCACACCGTAACGCGATACATCGCGAGCGACAACGTGTTTACGGCGCTCAGCCCGCCGTCACCACGTGACCCACGCCCTTCAGCCCGCCGTCACCACGTGACCCGCCTCCTTCAGCCCGCCGTGACCACGTACCCCGCCTCCCGCAGCGCCGCCTCCACCTCCGCGCAGTGCTCCGGGCCCTTCGTCTCCAGGTGGAGTTCGACCTCCACCTCCGTCAGACCCAGGCGCGGATCGGTGCGGACGTGGCCGACGTCGAGGACGTTCGCGTCCACCGCCGACAGCACGCCGAGCAGGTTCGCCAGCACTCCCGGCCGGTCCGTCACGCGCAGTCGCAGGCTCAGGTAGCGCCCGCCCGCCGCCATGCCGTGCCGCAGGATCCGCTGCAGCACCAGCGGGTCCACGTTGCCCCCGGACAGCACCGCCACCACCGGCCCGCGGAACGACTTCGGGTCGCTCAGCAGCGCCGCGACCGGGCTCACCCCGGCCGGCTCGACCACCAGCTTCGCCCGCTCCAGGCAGAGCAGCAGCGCCGTGGACAGCGCGTCCTCGGAGACCGTGCGGACCTCGTCCACGTACTCCTGGATGATCCGGAACGGCACGTCGCCGGGCCGGCCCACCTTGATCCCGTCCGCCATCGTCGTCGGCGCGTCGATCGACACCGGGTGCCCCACGGCCAGCGACGGCGGGTACGCCGCCGCACCCTCCGCCTGCACGCCGATCACCTTCACGTCCGGCCGCACCGACTTCACGGCGAGCCCGATCCCCGCCGCGAGCCCCCCGCCGCCGATGCCGACGACGATCGTGCGGACCTCCGGGCACTGCTCCAGGATCTCCAGGCCCACCGTGCCCTGCCCGGCGATGATGTCCGGGTGGTCGAAGGGGTGGATGAACACCGCCCCCGTCTCGTCCGCGTACTCCTCCGCCGCCGCCAGCGTCTCGTCCACCACCTGCCCGTGCAGCCGCACGTCGGCGCCGTAGTCGCGGGTCGCCGCGACCTTCGGCAGCGGCGCCCCGACCGGCATGAACACCGTCGCGTGCACCCCGAGCAGCGCCGACGCCAGCGCGACGCCCTGCGCGTGGTTCCCTGCCGACGCCGCGACCACCCCGGCCGCCCGCTGCTCCGGCCGCAGCCCCGCGATCCGCACGTACGCGCCGCGCAGCTTGAACGAACCGGTCCGCTGCAGGTTCTCGCACTTGAGGTGCACCGGCGCCCCGACCAGCGACGACAGGTACCGGCTCCCCTCCATCGCGGTCACCCGGGCGACACCCGACAGCATCTTCTGCGCCCCGCGCACGTCGTCCAGGATCAGAGGGTGCCAGGGGTCAGGCGAACGGAAGCTCATGACCGCAAGTCTCCCAGCTCACCGGCCCTCCGGCCGCCGGGAGACCACGCGTCCGGGCCGGTTTGCGCAGCCCCGGTACGGACCCCC
This sequence is a window from Streptomyces sp. HUAS YS2. Protein-coding genes within it:
- a CDS encoding ATP-binding cassette domain-containing protein, yielding MPGAIYAEGLVKTFGDVRALDGVDLDVPEGTVLGLLGPNGAGKTTTVRVLTTLLQPDSGRAVVAGIDVLKHPNEVRRSIGLSGQFAAVDEYLTGRENLQMVGQLYQMKAKQAKVRADELLERFSLAEAADRPAKTYSGGMRRRLDLAAALVVSPPVMFMDEPTTGLDPRNRQALWGIIQELVAGGTTLLLTTQYLEEADHLAHDICVVDHGKVIARGTSDELKAQTGGERVEVVVHQPEQIDPARDVLARYGLAGIGHGEVSVENHTRKLTVPVTGGAKLLAEVIRDLDTVGVEIDDIGLRRPTLDDVFISLTGHAAELLDEEENGGADSRSRGRDRSGKEAVK
- the ilvA gene encoding threonine ammonia-lyase codes for the protein MSFRSPDPWHPLILDDVRGAQKMLSGVARVTAMEGSRYLSSLVGAPVHLKCENLQRTGSFKLRGAYVRIAGLRPEQRAAGVVAASAGNHAQGVALASALLGVHATVFMPVGAPLPKVAATRDYGADVRLHGQVVDETLAAAEEYADETGAVFIHPFDHPDIIAGQGTVGLEILEQCPEVRTIVVGIGGGGLAAGIGLAVKSVRPDVKVIGVQAEGAAAYPPSLAVGHPVSIDAPTTMADGIKVGRPGDVPFRIIQEYVDEVRTVSEDALSTALLLCLERAKLVVEPAGVSPVAALLSDPKSFRGPVVAVLSGGNVDPLVLQRILRHGMAAGGRYLSLRLRVTDRPGVLANLLGVLSAVDANVLDVGHVRTDPRLGLTEVEVELHLETKGPEHCAEVEAALREAGYVVTAG